Genomic segment of Arctopsyche grandis isolate Sample6627 chromosome 11, ASM5162203v2, whole genome shotgun sequence:
TCGGTTGGGAGAATGTAGTTAAAGTTGCCGATTTCGGCTTAGCTAGATACGTGTTAGACGACCAGTACACAAGCTCTGGTGGTACCAAGTTTCCTATTAAATGGGCTCCTCCGGAAGTACTCAACTATACTCTATTTTCTTCGAAATCTGACATATGGGCTTACGGTGAGTCGGATTTATATTCATCGAAGTATTGATGTTTTagaaagttttttatttttatactttttgtaGGTGTTCTAATGTGGGAAGTATTTACGTGTGGAAAAATGCCGTATGGTAGATTGAAAAATACTGAAGTTGTCGACCGAGTCCAAAGAGGAATAGTACTTGAAAAGCCCAAGTGGTGTTTTAAAGAAGCATATGAggtttgtcatgttatagcaaACTAAGGTGACCATTTATTTCAAACTACTGTTTTACctggctttgctcggtattcgtaatataacccgcttaaacatggccaatctacattttattaaatttatttgaatagttttattttatttagatttatttgaatattcatttgtttttttattaaattgaacgtcacggattctaccacccaaacaaacaaacaaacatacatacaaaatctctttcgaaattatatattagattgaaaaccaggacattttatcaaaaattctatatactgccattattaaaaacaaagataAAGAATTAATTctcttataaaattatttatcttaGTTTTTAATAATGGCAGTTGTTGGTTTTATCACTGGACCACATATTGTTCATGGAAGAAAAAAGTCCTTTGGCAGATGCATATGTTCCTGGTAAATAAAGACAATATTTGACTGATTTGCCAATATTTTCGTAAGAGACATCATTTTCGCTGAAtgctttgtatatttaaattcatctattagataaaaagGTGTATTagttttatctcacgacttaccaggacagatactcaaaaaaccagtactgttCTGATAAAAACggtacgaatggtcaccttataGTAAACGTATTATTGCTAAGACTTTTTGGTATATTGTTTAACGTGGTTCAATTTATAGGTTATGAGAAAATGCTGGTCGCACAGTCCAGAAGAAAGACCGTCGTTTAGGGTTCTTAAAGAACAATTGTTAACCATCTCTCAGGGTTTGCTCGCTGACTGACTACCAGCTACGCGTAACTCAGCTTCCTCCCACGATAACACCCCCGTTAGAGAAACAACATCCAAATACAGAGAAGAAATACATTCGCACGACATTCCAAGCGTGAATTCCAAACAACCTTTGCTCAAGCATAAAGAAGAAAGTCATTCGCAAGATACTTTAGTATCGCACTCGAAgcaaacaatgcaaaaattgaaAGAAGAGAGTTACTCTCACGACACCCTGTTGCCGAATTCGAAACATCAACCGCCGAAGCACAAGGAAGACACCCACTTGCTCAACATGATTCAGACGAATTCAAAGGAATTGAAATACAAAGACGATTGCCAAACGCTCGACACGCTCTCCAGAAGCCATAGGGAGACGTTGCTCCGTCTGCTGAAGCAGTATTCTAACGAATCTGTGTTGCTCAGAGAACTAGTCACACATTGCCTTTCGGAGAAAAGCAATGGCAGTAAGGTGAATCAATCTGGTCAGTCGCCGGCTAGCAGTAAGATTATCGACAGTCCCAGCATTCCGCAATCGCAGTCGCCGCCGCGCACCACTCTGCCCAGGACCAAGAAAAATTCCAACGTGGCGAAGGATTCGTGCGATGTTTGTATATCGTCGTCCCGTCAGCCGCCGTGGCTTATCGATATATGTAAACTAATAGCAGAAAATGCCAAAAAGAAATGATACCTATCATAAgtcatttaaatgttttaaaatagtttGATTTCTTATGTAATGCCGTGCAGTGCGAGTGTTACACCACTCGTCTAACACTCTCCATTGCGTACGTATTGATTAATAAGATAGCTGtgtgtgtaatatatttatgtgattCATTGGTATTTTCATTCctaattaattttacttttcaTTTGTTCTTAGGTTTAAATTTGGCGTTtttcgattgtttttttttttttacacctatacatatatgattccaAAATAATAGTATTATCTACTTTGATTCTTGTAAAGATATGTATGATAATTAGACATTGTCCCTAGCAATTTTAGTGAAATCtcttttcaatacatttttattctttttagtttttattcctTTTAtattaggttgtggctatttgcaggtactatatctgcgacaggcgcaaagccttctgcgcatgcgcgtgaacttataatccgattataatttcttacatttaatgtatgctagacttgttaaATCAATCgttttcattatacatgaggcaaataaactttgcacgttattataatagatttatatcatttagctagttcgcggcttgtaagacttgtatgtagttattatacgttgtatatgataataattttctaacaattaataatatcaactaatttggattatattttttagtctACGtaactttacgagttcgaactaaattctAAGAggcttaaaacaaaattttaaccgtaaacacgctgacagtgacagttcacgcgcatgcgcagaaggctttgcgcctgtcgcagatatagtacctgcaaatagccaataattcgcagatatagtacctacaaatagccaataatttgcagatatagtacctgcaaatagccacaacctttatattatgtaaaataaatgtgatcattcaataaaaacaaaatgagGGGTATTTGAATGCCCGGTGATGATGTTTTAATCTTTACGTGCAATTGAATCGTAATAAGATATAACAATTTTGAGACCACAATTTTTATCGGAACACAGTGGTATTTATGAACGCTTTGtctacataaaaattaacaaaaataatttcgcATTTTAACGACTGACACCCCCCCCCTGACTCTTTTGTATGTTAtcgtttgtgatttttttaaaccgGATACGAATAGTGTTTAAGGTTAGGGTATCTAATTTTCTATTGTTTCTTGTTTTGATACAATTAAGATTGGACAGGGTAATAATGGATATTAAGCGATTTTGAGTGATCctgtttaaattaatttattattttatacgagTTACtacttaaatgtaaaatttgccgCAATTATCAATTTAACGCTTGTATGCTGAAATCTTTTTAAACGTAAACgtctctttttaattttaattttatataaatatgtaattcaatCTGTATAAAGTATGTAAACAGCCATTTAAATAGCTAATATTAGTTAGTGTGCGTTGAAAAATAATTGTGGAATCCTTTAGTTTTAAACGTGCAATATGCACATATCGTTTGGCGATTATAAGAcattttatagtttatattgaaatacGTATAAAAAACGATGATGTTGGTTTTTGTATGATatatgtttttggaattgaatttTCACTTTGATAATACTCGGAAGAATATAAGTAAAACTCTCATATGTTGTATGTCTAGTATTATAATAGCTAAATAAACGTAGATAAGTGCTTATACAATACTAACAAAAGGATTTTTAACGTTGCAAAGTATGTAGATTTCGTATGGAACGATCTGTTAGTTacgtttgtatatctcgcacaGATGCGAGAATAGAAAAGGAATTATTAGAATATGGccgtgaatattaaaaaaattatataaaaccatatatatatatatatatatatatatatatatatatatatatatatatatatatatatatatatatatatatatatatatatatatatatatattataaaaataaaaaatgcgcaTATTGTGATTTAGTTTGTAAATTTTCTATGAGGATTTCTATTATTCTgtgtattatgattattatgaaattgttactttataaacatttattatattatagtttgtaCGATTCCTGGAAATTTTCCactgtatatgtatctatattgtTAATTGTTACTATTccatatttacaataataattacattattattattatacatataataaaccatgcatatttataaaatggtGCTTTTCGTCGCATTTGAAATCTGATAATGTGGAAACAACTCATACTAGCCTGGTCGGTGTACGTTGATTTGGTTTTGTATTcgctatttaaatattttcgtaaTTAAAGATATAAAAGTTAACCACTTTTTGAATCAATAAGTTTTAGCATTTATTGTGacaagaataaatataaactttcaaataaaataacaatacaaacatacaactggttgtttttttttttactatgaatacatatgtacatacatacaatactcaGATTTGGTTATTCCGGTGAAACaggcacattttttttaataataaataaaaataaattcaatgttgTTAATAAAGCTTTTGTATAGTCACTTAAACGCGTCTTTTATTGCTTCACAATATTAAtagtgttaaaaatatatttttaaaagtgtaCTTTACTATACGTCTTCATAAGAAACGAGGTGCTCATTAAATTATTCTATGACCAAAACTAAAGACGTTTTATTCGACAAAAAAATGTGCATAAGATAAAATAaggaatgtataatattataattgcatTATCATCTTAAAACTACTTTATTTGTACAATGCATAATATGACtttgatttgtatttatgtGAATAACAAAACAATTCAGGAATATTTTACACTACAAGCTTCATTTTAAAtgccaaatattttaaaaaacaatgttcatttgttttattttcagccaaatatatatataaaaaaaacatagaagaggcttgtaaataaaaacaatgttcTTCATTTTAAAtgccaaatattttaaaaaacaatgttcatttgttttattttcagccaaatatatatatataaaaaaaaacatagaagaggcttgtaaataaaaacaatgttcTTCATTTTAAAtgccaaatattttaaaaaacaatgttcatttgttttattttcagccaaatatatatataaaaaaaaacatagaagaggcttgtaaataaaaacaatgttcatctgttttattttaaattaatctctTGAATAACACTACAATATGGTACATTAAAACGGAGCTCGCTCACAACTTAAAAAATTAGAACACGGATACAGACGCGTTAGCCATTTTCTAAATCATTCACAATACAATTTCATCATCGACGATGATCCAATGACTAAAGCATACTTTACAAATTGACAATAACAGAATCTTAAATACATTtaacatacaaattaaaatattcttcaCGGCGTTTCCCGACTTGTACTCCGTAACTATGAGAAAGGTGCtctgattacatacatataatatattagtttTGAAGAAAATTTCGTTTACAAAATGTTGAATTACGCACAGAATCACTTTGGAACAACTCGCCCACCGCAGTCATAGTTTCtccaattaaataattaatgcaTTATATTTAGTTTAAGATTAGATATATTCCTGTTGAAGATTCTGATACTCTTATGTGGACGTACAGCCTCACATAGTCTCATAAAATTTAGCTgtccaaataaataaacgactttttaaatacaaaaatgccACAGCAGCACTGGTATCCACATAATAATGAGACCGTTGCTCTCCTTTTCTGCCAAATCTTGTGTTAAATCGGACTCAAACTGAGGACGGATCCCCCATGTATGGGAATTAAATTTCAACGAGTGGATAATTATAAGAAGCTTCCAAATTTACCTCCATGTTTTATTGATCTTTCAGCTTATGATTTATTCCTGTGAGGATATCAGAAAGAgcaggtatatgtatattctcatCGAGTAGCTCAAAGAGAAATTCAAACGTTGGGgcctcaaaaattaaatattgttatgaAAAATCATGGATTTGGAAATGTACCTTATTTAATATATAGATATCGTTTTCTACCTGATGAAACAAATCTCCTTACGTtcgatatttattgtatatgttacagtctaagtgtacatttcgtttgtTCATGAACTTAATAGAACTAAACTGGCCAGTTATAATGtatacaaaagaacaaattgacaaacgaactagtttgctCATGCACTATAAGTATTCATAGCCACTTGTCCcatcttctatgtatgtatgtttgctttCCTTGGGTTgcagtatttaaaaaattagcGCAAACGGTAATTATAGCAATGTGTATATTTGAacatagcttttgactgtttgcACTtatactaaaaccaatagtccgtgtatgaacaaattggagtgaacacttggactataacatatatattatataacatggaaattattttattaataaaaaaaagtcattgattccttaaccctttgcccgcggcagtaaatatagcgaacaagccctgcacctttttcgcgaatttggcaatcgagttttcgaccttaaatacagattttaatatttactcaagtaaccagatatgttaattaagtattattttaaacaataaaatacataatatatctcgtagttttggcttaattgtcaaataattattcttcatacaattgagacgtatcgtcaccattgttcaacagacgtgacgtcacataatgttcagtatggttccacaaaaaactaattttgactggtatatattcattttaagcaaattgaatagatggcattcaactctaagtaatatattcaaccaattttgaaccttaaaacagttgaaataggcacATATAAGACTCAAAATCCCATGCCAAGtttagaaattctatggaagacagccgcgggcaaacggttagcATTTATGTACTATGATATTTGTCCCatcatgtaaatatataaagtttgtatagcatttaattcattttatcaaaaaaaaaatctcccgTTCATTGAAAAATTTCTGGATCCGTCATTGGCTCAAACTGTCCGATGTGCTAGAAGTAATCATCGCCTCTCATCTCTCAGCATATTTTGAATCCGACTTGCAACATGTTTTCCAATATGGCTCATAACTGACAACGGTCTCGGTTAAAGCCATTCATTGATATAATTTGTACACAATTTTCGACGCATTTCAAACGCTTCAAACTTTCAGTAATGCTGTTTTACATTTCACTGAGATTAGTGGCAATATTCGAAATGTTTCTATCTACTAAAATCTATACAGACTGAATTCGGAtaagtacatacaaaataaaagaataaaaattacattatgacCTACATATCTATAGGCAATATATCAGGTATCAGGTGAGCACACAATTCCATCTCCGAGTTGACAAACGTAACCTTACTCGACGTGTTTTCATCCAACCTGAAACATCCCAGCATTTACATGTATCATATAGCATTAAATGTGTCGTAATATTCGTATGATTGAGACGCGTAAGCTTACCAGGCTTTGATAACGGTCCAACAACCGGAAAATATTGTAGGCGAATTGATAATGAGGCAGATTCCAAGTCTTTCCGGATAGTGACGACTGAGCAACCATATCAAATTCTTAATCACCTGATAGTCCATGCAGTTCATACTGAAGTTGGCGAGGTCGAATATGATGCACAGATTGTCTATCACTTCTTCGAaacattttttacaagcctcttcctATAAACacaactaaaatttatcaatacaatacaatattttgcattctatgtatgtaaatttgcacATACCAAGCAATAGACGATGAATTTGGTGAGTTCGTCGATGCTGCGTTCGCTGGCGTTGTGATTCTTCGCCGGAATGTAAATGACGGGTCTGCCGTTCATGTCTCTATGTCTTAGTACTCTGCCTTTATTGCCCAATAGATGCTTTTTAACCTCCTCGGAATCCTTAGTCAGGTTGGCGACTCCGTATTCTTGCCGCCATTTGTTAGTTTTCAATATCGCCTGGAATTAGAAATATCAGTATTACATTTCTACATCTGAACTTACGCAAATATATtgtcaattgaatatttttgaacatagaaagtatagaaaatattattcaataattacactattcgacaaatgacgacttttaaaatgtttcagagacgggatatgacttttcttataggtctatgcccagtgaacacgaatctggtaataaaaagtgttgattggctcgagattcggagatatatgtgttttttaaatcgcgcgatttttctatatcttggtgttgttcggtcgatttctcaaaatctgttaattttctgttcaaaatgaatattggaatctacagtcgggtattctatctttcatttgtagtacttttcagctttcaaatctctctaagtagtcgtccagttcaaatcaaaagacaaaattacgtattttcacttgagattttttcccactgttaatactatattatattgagtattttctattgaaacatgtttattaggatagtgttctgaccacactattttttgttttcgtttaaaagggttaactggaagtatgctgaactttaaatcggtaaaattgcgagcaaaaagttcgtactagtgtttactcgtatttacacgaatctgaattgaattaatagggataatatatcgaattatctttatatgagaattaaataaaattccacttagaaaaatcatatttcgactattcttgtggattaataacaaaaattctattgataactggcttacctcgataaaataaacgaatttttgctcgcaattttaccgatttaaagtttagCATACTTccagttaacccttttaaacgaaaacaaaaaatagtgtggtcagaacactatcctaataaacatgtttcaatagaaaatactcaatataatatagtattaacagtgggaaaaaatctcaagtgaaaaaacgtaattttgacttttgatttgaactggacgactacttagagagatttgaaagctgaaaagtactacaaatgaaagataaaatacccgactgtagattccaatattcattttgaacagaaaattaacagattttgagaaatcgaccgaacaacaccaagatatagaaaaatcgcgcgatttaaaaaacacatatatctccgaatctcgagccaatcaacactttttattaccagattcgtgttcactgggcatagacctataagaaaagtcatatctcgtctctgaaacatttttcgtgccgaacagtgttattatatatgcaaaagagtacataaacataaaacggAGAAAGTGTGTTAAACTGTGTGAAAGTGAGACGATACACGTCACATACAAGAAAATCTGAAACTATACATGAACATATACCACTTCAATTGCCATCTTACATAAAAACTTTGTTTACATTCAACGCCTTTCAACCATAGCATATTCTCCCAAAAAATGATACTTTGTCTACaaaccatacatatatagacaaaaTCAATAGTTAAAATAAACATTAGTAGCATTGAGCAAACATTACGAACCATATGGTGAACAAGTTCGATAGATAACGCTCcatatgatatttattaatacaatataaatcgaATTAACTAAACAATTCAACAGGTCGAAGTATGATAAGTGGAGACAAAGGTCAAATGTGCACGAAATATCGTTGCATATGGTAACTGTATTTGTATATAGGTCTGAAATTACCTGAAAAGCCTTGTCGACGTCCTTGAAGGCTCTCAGGTAGCGCTTCAGGGAGAACTCGTTGTGGTATTGGGAGGGATCCGCATCGGCTATCAGCTTCATGCGAGATCGCAAGTCGACCAGATCCTCTTCGCTGGTCATGTCGAGGGTTTTCGGGGGTTGAAGGGCTGGGGCTGGGGCTGGGGTGGGGGTTGAGAGCTCGAAGGGGGCTTTGAAGCTCTCTGGAGGGACTTTAGAGCGAGGAGGGGGAAATCTCGGCTGCGGGGGCGACGGCTCTCATAACCTCACAAGAGAACGCGTATCTCTGACTGAGCCGCTGTCACTTTGGCATTTAGAGCTTGAGTGATCGCGAACGAGTCTTCACGAACGCGTGTTCGTGATCATCGCTCGCGTTTTTACTTTGGGGAAATTGGggcatttaaatgattttttcggGTCTGTttgtgtaatatgtatttttactaatGTTTTATATGCTTTTGAATACTTGTTTGCTATTTAGCCATTTTTCTCATGCTCGAGTAAATTTGTATTGCTTTGACATtgcactaagccaaactgcatatagccagcagtttggcttagtgatagcgtatatatttagcatcactgaggtcataagttcgtgtcctcgccactgctggttagatttgggggttttgtgactccaaatcgatcgtttctctatcagagtttgccaattttattttatcattgctgaaacggttcctgaaaa
This window contains:
- the LOC143919457 gene encoding uncharacterized protein LOC143919457, translated to MTSEEDLVDLRSRMKLIADADPSQYHNEFSLKRYLRAFKDVDKAFQAILKTNKWRQEYGVANLTKDSEEVKKHLLGNKGRVLRHRDMNGRPVIYIPAKNHNASERSIDELTKFIVYCLEEACKKCFEEVIDNLCIIFDLANFSMNCMDYQVIKNLIWLLSRHYPERLGICLIINSPTIFSGCWTVIKAWLDENTSSKVTFVNSEMELCAHLIPDILPIDM